The following are from one region of the Sulfurimicrobium lacus genome:
- a CDS encoding PEP-CTERM sorting domain-containing protein, with product MKTLKIRAMVAALSMMATGVCSAGPIYWTDWTGADQDPGAGFQGQGTITTLNSTVTVTYTNSSGIGFYQPSGGTDYWQNGQSGRNDAISPYTSSVVDNSPTGTDIVALSHAGPQTLQFSQAIANPVFAFVSLNGNGYAFLNQDFVILSVGGVDGNACGYWGCGGVTRSVVDLGGGNFRYELNSSNVGGSEPHGAIQFTGAFDTLTWNSSTNEYWNGFTVGVQGTAAEVFPPNPAPEPATLALLGLGLAGLGVSRRRKV from the coding sequence ATGAAAACCTTAAAAATAAGGGCGATGGTGGCGGCACTCTCCATGATGGCTACAGGGGTCTGTTCGGCAGGTCCAATTTACTGGACCGATTGGACCGGGGCAGATCAGGATCCGGGTGCCGGTTTTCAGGGACAGGGTACGATTACCACTCTTAACTCCACTGTTACGGTTACTTACACAAATTCGAGCGGTATCGGCTTTTATCAGCCCAGCGGCGGAACCGACTATTGGCAAAATGGCCAATCCGGTCGTAACGACGCCATCTCACCGTATACCAGCAGTGTCGTTGACAACAGCCCGACAGGAACAGACATAGTGGCGCTGAGCCACGCGGGCCCACAAACTCTCCAGTTCTCGCAAGCGATTGCTAACCCCGTGTTTGCGTTCGTTAGCCTTAATGGCAACGGTTATGCTTTCTTGAATCAGGATTTCGTAATTCTTAGCGTTGGTGGCGTCGATGGCAACGCCTGCGGGTATTGGGGGTGCGGCGGCGTCACGAGATCCGTGGTTGACCTTGGCGGTGGAAATTTCCGCTATGAACTCAATAGCTCAAATGTCGGTGGAAGCGAGCCTCATGGGGCCATCCAATTCACCGGTGCATTTGATACGCTCACGTGGAATAGCAGTACCAATGAATACTGGAACGGTTTTACCGTCGGGGTTCAGGGAACGGCTGCTGAAGTTTTCCCGCCGAATCCAGCCCCGGAACCAGCGACTCTCGCGTTGTTGGGCCTGGGTCTTGCGGGGCTGGGAGTCTCGCGGCGTCGTAAAGTCTAA
- a CDS encoding CapA family protein, with protein sequence MNLIHASRQSLRLALVGLLLAATPVLADPVRLIFVGDIMLDDGPGKVIQSGRDPLVHFAATLAEADFTVGNLECPVATVGQPLESKIFSFRAHPRVLPILKGRFNALAVANNHSGDYGKDAFLETLTLLEKNGLPYFGGGRDLAAAHAPLWIERKGLRIALLNYNEFKPRSFEAGPDWAGIAWSEDSQVVADIRAARAADADLVIPFMHWGWERELQPSERQRQLARTMIDAGADVVIGGHPHVTQGAEYYRGKLIVYSLGNFVFDGFDPPEIPETREGWLLRLSMDRKGLIAWDTVAARMDHEGTPHPVPGTETPCGKADETVVRVCKNP encoded by the coding sequence ATGAACCTGATCCACGCTAGTCGGCAATCGCTACGCCTGGCTCTGGTCGGCCTGCTGCTCGCCGCCACACCGGTTCTGGCCGACCCAGTGCGCCTGATTTTTGTCGGCGACATCATGCTCGACGACGGGCCGGGGAAAGTGATCCAGTCAGGGCGCGACCCGTTGGTCCACTTCGCCGCCACGCTGGCCGAGGCCGACTTCACGGTAGGCAACCTCGAATGCCCGGTCGCCACCGTCGGCCAGCCGCTGGAGAGCAAGATTTTTTCCTTCCGCGCCCATCCCCGCGTGCTGCCAATCCTCAAGGGCCGCTTCAACGCCCTGGCCGTGGCCAACAACCACTCCGGCGACTACGGCAAGGACGCCTTCCTCGAAACCCTCACGCTGCTCGAGAAAAACGGCCTCCCCTACTTCGGCGGCGGACGCGACCTTGCTGCCGCCCATGCGCCGCTGTGGATCGAACGTAAGGGACTGCGCATCGCCCTTCTCAACTACAACGAATTCAAGCCGCGCTCCTTCGAGGCCGGGCCGGACTGGGCCGGTATCGCCTGGAGCGAAGACAGCCAGGTCGTCGCCGACATCCGCGCCGCCCGTGCCGCAGACGCGGACCTGGTGATTCCCTTCATGCACTGGGGCTGGGAACGCGAGTTGCAGCCCAGCGAACGGCAGCGTCAACTAGCACGCACGATGATCGATGCGGGGGCGGACGTGGTGATCGGGGGGCATCCACATGTGACGCAGGGGGCGGAATACTACCGGGGGAAGCTGATCGTTTACAGCCTGGGCAACTTCGTGTTTGACGGCTTTGATCCGCCGGAGATTCCTGAAACTCGGGAGGGGTGGCTGCTGCGGCTGAGCATGGACCGCAAGGGGTTGATCGCGTGGGATACGGTGGCGGCCCGGATGGATCATGAAGGCACCCCGCACCCCGTACCCGGCACCGAGACGCCATGCGGGAAGGCGGATGAAACGGTGGTCAGGGTGTGCAAAAATCCATAA
- a CDS encoding deoxyguanosinetriphosphate triphosphohydrolase, whose translation MTELAPYAAHPQRTRGRRHPEPTPPGRSDFERDRDRIIHSTAFRRLEYKTQVFVNHEGDLFRTRLTHSLEVAQIGRAIARNLQLNEVLVEAVALAHDLGHTPFGHAGQDELNACMKDYGGFEHNLQSLRVVDLLEERYADFDGLNLCFETREGILKHCSPANAKTLGEVGERFLNDQRPSLEAQVANLADEIAYNNHDVDDGLRSGLISLEQLADTSLFARHLAMVRERHPDVAGRRLIHEIVRRMINTLVLDLIAQSTENIAAAAPTSLDDVRRAPVLMAFSPAVAKEQRELKQFLHKHLYRHYQVERMSGKARRIVRELFAAFHDKPALLPPQYQEKALTDKARTIADYIAGMTDRYAHREHRRLFSIEEM comes from the coding sequence ATGACGGAGCTCGCGCCCTACGCTGCGCACCCTCAGCGCACCCGCGGCCGCCGCCATCCCGAGCCGACGCCGCCGGGACGCAGCGATTTCGAACGCGACCGCGACCGCATCATCCACTCCACCGCCTTCCGCCGCCTGGAATACAAGACCCAGGTGTTCGTCAATCACGAAGGCGACCTGTTCCGCACCCGCCTCACCCACAGCCTGGAAGTGGCGCAGATCGGCCGCGCCATCGCGCGCAACCTGCAGCTCAACGAAGTACTGGTGGAAGCGGTCGCCCTCGCCCACGACCTGGGCCACACCCCGTTCGGCCACGCCGGACAGGACGAGCTCAACGCCTGCATGAAGGATTACGGCGGCTTCGAGCACAACCTGCAGTCGCTGCGCGTGGTGGACCTGCTGGAAGAGCGCTACGCCGATTTCGACGGGCTGAACCTGTGCTTCGAGACCCGCGAGGGCATCCTCAAGCACTGCTCCCCGGCCAACGCGAAGACGCTGGGAGAGGTCGGCGAGCGTTTCCTCAACGACCAGCGCCCCTCGCTCGAAGCCCAGGTAGCCAACCTGGCGGACGAAATCGCCTACAACAACCACGACGTCGACGACGGCCTGCGCTCCGGCCTGATCTCCCTCGAACAACTCGCCGACACCAGCCTGTTCGCGCGCCATCTGGCCATGGTCAGGGAACGCCACCCCGACGTCGCGGGACGGCGCCTGATCCACGAGATCGTGCGGCGCATGATCAACACCCTGGTGCTCGACCTGATCGCGCAAAGCACGGAAAACATCGCGGCGGCGGCGCCGACCAGTCTCGACGACGTGCGCCGCGCGCCGGTCCTGATGGCGTTCAGCCCGGCGGTGGCGAAGGAGCAGCGCGAGCTTAAGCAGTTCCTCCACAAGCACCTCTACCGCCATTACCAGGTGGAACGCATGAGCGGGAAGGCACGCCGCATCGTGCGCGAGCTGTTCGCCGCCTTCCACGACAAGCCCGCCCTGCTGCCGCCGCAGTACCAGGAAAAAGCCTTGACCGACAAGGCGCGCACCATCGCCGACTACATCGCCGGCATGACCGACCGCTATGCCCACCGCGAGCACCGGCGCCTGTTCTCGATCGAAGAGATGTAA
- a CDS encoding GGDEF domain-containing protein has product MKLSLAHFCLIAFLVLEAINSATIYYLHQSSLPHSKQVQSADQSGAQRILAPAISGLAANMRATVARIAQSPQTINSLKSGSERERLAQVGNIHTLFPDARIQRTLPNGKAGGNAFTQPLSVVYADMPQGSGSNPALAIAEPVMDMENPAILGFVVISKGSAELRSMFESLQLQDAYAELQQANSNGPYNVLMQRGDARLKTSAFQELTDLQGTAWRLVVWRAPAKPVTSPVQTHLAAWALSSLFLALGMAGLYLALRKAVKNDIDSLLLFFSDIRHSRLRKAYTFQLKDFEQNFELMYRLGKLMLGKNKQVNESASIDHLSQVNNRRSFDIKQKELFKTLAEGWTHSLLIIDIDNFKQVNDTFGHDAGDALIVQFGKALKEQLRSSDFIARLGGDEFCVIFPNTPLKKAEELAGRLRQNLPEELELTRGVMHQLRWSGGLSEYKKNDETENMALSRADSALLEAKRAGRDQTRMAA; this is encoded by the coding sequence ATGAAACTGTCCCTGGCGCATTTCTGCTTGATCGCATTTCTCGTGCTGGAAGCGATTAACAGTGCGACCATTTATTACCTGCACCAGTCCTCCCTGCCGCACTCCAAGCAAGTTCAATCAGCCGATCAATCTGGCGCCCAGCGCATCCTGGCTCCAGCCATTAGCGGATTGGCCGCCAACATGCGCGCCACCGTTGCGCGCATCGCGCAATCTCCCCAGACGATCAACTCGCTCAAAAGCGGCTCGGAACGCGAACGGCTTGCGCAGGTCGGCAATATCCACACGCTGTTCCCGGACGCCCGTATTCAGCGGACGCTGCCGAACGGAAAAGCCGGTGGAAACGCTTTCACGCAGCCGCTTTCGGTGGTGTATGCGGATATGCCGCAAGGCTCCGGAAGCAATCCCGCGCTGGCCATCGCAGAGCCCGTCATGGATATGGAAAACCCGGCAATACTCGGCTTCGTCGTGATCAGCAAGGGGAGCGCCGAACTGCGCAGCATGTTCGAATCGCTTCAGCTACAGGATGCCTACGCCGAGCTGCAGCAAGCCAACAGCAACGGCCCCTACAACGTCCTGATGCAGCGCGGCGATGCGCGGCTGAAGACCAGCGCATTCCAGGAACTGACCGACCTGCAGGGAACCGCCTGGAGGCTGGTGGTATGGCGTGCCCCGGCCAAACCGGTGACTTCCCCGGTGCAGACCCATCTCGCGGCATGGGCGCTGTCCTCCCTGTTCCTGGCGCTCGGCATGGCCGGGCTGTATCTTGCCCTGCGCAAGGCGGTGAAAAACGACATCGATTCGCTTCTGCTGTTCTTCTCGGATATCCGTCATTCCCGCCTGCGCAAGGCGTACACCTTCCAGCTGAAGGATTTCGAGCAAAACTTCGAGCTCATGTACCGCCTGGGCAAGCTCATGCTGGGGAAGAACAAGCAGGTGAACGAATCCGCCAGCATCGACCACCTCTCCCAGGTCAACAACCGCCGCAGCTTCGACATCAAGCAGAAGGAGCTGTTCAAAACCCTGGCGGAGGGGTGGACGCACAGCCTGCTCATCATCGACATCGACAACTTCAAACAGGTGAACGACACGTTCGGGCACGACGCCGGCGACGCGCTGATCGTGCAGTTCGGCAAAGCGCTCAAGGAGCAGTTGCGCTCCAGCGATTTCATCGCGCGCCTCGGGGGCGACGAATTCTGCGTGATATTCCCCAACACCCCCCTGAAAAAAGCCGAAGAGCTCGCCGGCCGCCTGCGCCAGAACCTGCCCGAGGAACTGGAACTCACCCGCGGCGTCATGCATCAGCTGCGTTGGAGCGGCGGCCTGAGCGAATACAAGAAAAACGACGAGACCGAAAACATGGCGCTGTCGCGGGCGGACAGCGCCCTGCTCGAAGCCAAGCGCGCCGGACGCGACCAGACCCGGATGGCTGCCTGA
- the aroB gene encoding 3-dehydroquinate synthase: protein MQTLTVELGDRAYPIHIGANLLEQADLMVPHLAQKRVAIVTNTTVAPLYLAKLTHTLEQQGVSVLPVILPDGEVYKTADTLNLIYDALLQNRCERKTTLIALGGGVIGDLTGYAAATYLRGVPFIQVPTTLLAQVDSSVGGKTGINHPLGKNMIGAFYQPQVVLADTATLDTLPARELSAGLAEVIKYGLIRDLPFFEWLEQNMDKLLARDKDALAYAIHRSCQNKAEIVAADEREDGVRALLNLGHTFGHAIESGMGYGNWLHGEAVAGGTVLAADLSRRQGWLDDAALARVRTLFKRAGLPDTAPDLGVASYMDAMGLDKKVEGGKIRFVLLKSIGEALVTADVEADKLAQTLQGFVSLLDARPGQ from the coding sequence ATGCAAACCCTGACCGTTGAACTGGGCGACCGCGCCTATCCCATCCATATCGGCGCCAATCTGCTGGAACAGGCCGATCTGATGGTGCCGCACCTGGCACAAAAGCGCGTAGCCATCGTCACCAACACCACCGTGGCGCCGCTCTACCTCGCAAAACTGACGCATACCCTGGAACAGCAGGGCGTCAGCGTGCTGCCCGTCATTTTGCCGGACGGCGAGGTTTACAAAACCGCCGACACCCTCAACCTGATCTACGACGCCCTGCTGCAGAACCGCTGCGAGCGCAAGACCACGCTGATCGCCCTGGGCGGCGGCGTGATCGGCGACCTGACCGGCTATGCCGCGGCCACTTATCTGCGCGGCGTGCCTTTCATCCAGGTGCCGACCACGCTGCTGGCCCAGGTGGACTCCTCCGTCGGCGGCAAGACCGGCATCAACCACCCGCTCGGCAAGAACATGATCGGCGCGTTCTACCAGCCGCAAGTGGTGCTGGCCGACACCGCCACCCTCGACACCCTGCCGGCGCGCGAGCTGTCCGCCGGCCTCGCGGAAGTAATCAAGTACGGCCTGATCCGCGACCTGCCGTTTTTCGAGTGGCTGGAGCAGAACATGGACAAACTGCTGGCACGCGACAAGGATGCCCTGGCCTACGCCATCCACCGCTCCTGCCAGAACAAGGCCGAAATCGTCGCGGCCGACGAGCGCGAAGACGGGGTACGCGCCCTGCTCAACCTCGGCCATACCTTCGGCCACGCCATCGAGTCCGGCATGGGCTACGGCAACTGGCTGCACGGCGAGGCCGTGGCCGGCGGCACGGTGCTGGCGGCGGATCTGTCGCGACGCCAGGGCTGGCTGGACGATGCCGCGCTCGCGCGCGTCCGTACCCTGTTCAAGCGCGCCGGCCTGCCAGACACGGCGCCCGACCTGGGCGTGGCAAGCTACATGGATGCGATGGGCCTGGACAAGAAAGTCGAAGGGGGCAAAATCCGCTTCGTGCTGCTGAAGTCCATCGGAGAAGCGCTGGTTACGGCCGACGTCGAGGCTGACAAGCTGGCGCAGACACTGCAGGGATTCGTGAGCCTGCTTGACGCCCGCCCGGGCCAATAA
- the ftsZ gene encoding cell division protein FtsZ — MFEIMEAPMQEAVIKVIGVGGCGGNAVDHMIVSGLEGVEFICANTDAQALKRSQARTQLQLGAHITKGLGAGANPEIGRASAMEDRERIAEMIQGANMLFITAGMGGGTGTGAAPIVAEVAKELGILTVAVVTKPFAFEGKRSKVAQLGMETLALHVDSLIVVPNDKLMQVLGDDVSFQDAFKAANDVLHGAVSGIAEVINCPGLVNVDFADVKTVMSENGMAMMGSATASGVDRARIAAERAVASPLLEDVDLAGARGVLVNITASMSLKMKEYYEVMETIKEFTAEDATVIVGTVIDENMGDALRVTMVATGLGGAISRQQPKPQLVVRNGTDNAPMAVDYEALEQPAVMRRRERGAQLEAMKQSGVDFLDIPAFLRKQAD, encoded by the coding sequence ATGTTTGAAATCATGGAAGCACCAATGCAGGAAGCAGTGATCAAGGTAATCGGCGTGGGCGGCTGCGGCGGCAACGCAGTGGATCACATGATCGTGAGCGGGCTGGAAGGCGTGGAGTTCATCTGCGCCAACACCGACGCCCAGGCGCTAAAACGCAGCCAGGCCAGAACCCAGCTCCAGCTGGGCGCGCACATCACCAAGGGCCTGGGCGCAGGCGCCAACCCGGAAATCGGTCGCGCTTCCGCGATGGAAGACCGCGAGCGCATCGCCGAAATGATCCAGGGTGCCAACATGCTGTTCATCACCGCCGGCATGGGCGGCGGCACCGGCACCGGCGCAGCCCCGATCGTGGCCGAAGTGGCCAAGGAACTGGGCATTCTGACCGTGGCGGTGGTGACCAAGCCCTTCGCCTTCGAAGGCAAGCGCTCCAAGGTGGCGCAGCTGGGCATGGAAACCCTGGCGCTGCACGTCGATTCCCTGATCGTGGTGCCGAACGACAAACTGATGCAGGTGCTAGGCGACGACGTCAGCTTCCAGGACGCCTTCAAGGCCGCCAACGACGTATTGCACGGCGCTGTCTCCGGCATCGCCGAAGTGATCAACTGCCCCGGCCTGGTCAACGTCGACTTCGCCGACGTGAAAACCGTCATGTCGGAAAACGGCATGGCCATGATGGGTTCCGCCACCGCCTCCGGCGTTGACCGCGCCCGCATCGCCGCGGAACGCGCAGTAGCCAGCCCGCTGCTGGAAGACGTCGACCTCGCCGGTGCACGCGGCGTGCTGGTCAACATCACCGCCAGCATGTCCCTCAAGATGAAGGAATACTACGAGGTCATGGAAACCATCAAGGAGTTCACCGCCGAAGATGCCACCGTGATCGTCGGAACCGTCATCGACGAGAACATGGGCGACGCCCTGCGCGTCACCATGGTCGCCACCGGTCTCGGCGGCGCAATTTCCCGCCAGCAGCCCAAGCCGCAACTGGTGGTGCGCAACGGCACCGACAACGCGCCCATGGCCGTTGATTACGAAGCCCTCGAGCAACCCGCGGTGATGCGCAGAAGAGAGCGCGGCGCGCAGCTCGAAGCGATGAAGCAGTCCGGCGTCGATTTCCTCGACATCCCGGCTTTCCTGCGCAAACAGGCGGACTGA
- the ftsA gene encoding cell division protein FtsA: MSRIKEQKTLIVGLDIGTSKIVAMVAEILPDGRMEIIGIGQHPSRGLKKGVVVNIESTVNAIQRALEEAELMADCKIREVYTGIAGSHIKSFNSHGMVAIKDKEVTQMDVDRVIETAKAVNIPTDQQILHILTQEFIIDGQEDVREPLGMSGIRLEVKVHIVTGAVSAAQNIIKCIKRCGLEVRDLILQPLASSMAVLADDEKDLGVCLVDIGGGTTDIAVFTDGAIRHTAVIPIAGDQITNDIAMALRTPTKEAEDIKRTYGCALRQLADASEMVEVPGVGERETRQLSRQTLAEVIEPRVEELYSLVQAELRRSGFEDLMSSGIVITGGSAVMQGMVELGEEVFHMPVRLGVPQYSGGLTEVVRNPRFATGLGLLMSAQEQHQRHQIATLGSNSLQQVFDKMKSWFQGNF; encoded by the coding sequence ATGAGCAGGATCAAGGAACAGAAAACACTGATCGTCGGGCTGGATATCGGCACCTCGAAAATCGTCGCCATGGTGGCGGAAATCCTGCCCGACGGGCGGATGGAGATCATCGGCATCGGCCAGCACCCGTCGCGCGGGCTGAAAAAAGGCGTGGTGGTGAACATCGAGTCGACCGTCAACGCGATTCAAAGGGCTTTGGAAGAAGCCGAGCTGATGGCGGACTGCAAGATCCGCGAGGTCTATACCGGCATCGCCGGCAGCCACATCAAGAGCTTCAACTCGCACGGCATGGTGGCGATCAAGGACAAGGAAGTGACGCAGATGGACGTCGACCGGGTGATCGAGACCGCCAAGGCGGTGAACATCCCGACCGACCAGCAGATCCTCCACATCCTGACCCAGGAATTCATCATCGACGGCCAGGAAGACGTGCGCGAACCGCTCGGCATGAGCGGCATCCGCCTCGAAGTGAAGGTGCATATCGTCACCGGCGCGGTGTCGGCGGCACAAAACATCATCAAGTGCATCAAGCGCTGCGGCCTGGAAGTGCGCGACCTGATCCTGCAGCCGCTGGCGTCGAGCATGGCGGTGCTGGCGGACGACGAAAAAGACCTCGGCGTGTGCCTGGTGGACATCGGCGGCGGCACCACCGACATCGCGGTGTTCACCGACGGCGCCATCCGCCACACCGCGGTGATCCCCATCGCCGGCGACCAGATCACCAACGACATCGCCATGGCGCTGCGCACTCCCACCAAGGAAGCGGAAGACATCAAGCGCACCTACGGCTGCGCCCTGCGCCAGCTGGCCGACGCGAGCGAAATGGTGGAAGTGCCGGGCGTGGGCGAACGCGAAACGCGCCAGCTGTCGCGCCAGACGCTGGCGGAAGTGATCGAGCCGCGCGTGGAAGAACTGTATTCGCTGGTGCAGGCGGAACTGCGCCGCAGCGGCTTCGAAGACCTGATGTCCTCGGGCATCGTCATCACCGGCGGCAGCGCGGTGATGCAGGGCATGGTGGAACTGGGCGAGGAAGTGTTCCACATGCCGGTGCGGCTCGGCGTGCCGCAATACAGCGGCGGCCTGACGGAAGTGGTGCGCAATCCGCGCTTCGCCACCGGGCTGGGACTGTTGATGTCCGCCCAGGAACAGCATCAGCGGCATCAGATCGCCACTTTGGGGAGCAATTCGCTGCAACAGGTTTTCGACAAGATGAAGAGCTGGTTTCAAGGAAATTTTTAG
- a CDS encoding cell division protein FtsQ/DivIB: MWDRPALMLWLANLLYAIAAILLLYAVLFLVVHLPVFPLREVKVNGELKHVTREQVQFIVTRALKGNFFTLDLNKTRRTFEKLPWVRNVNVRRRWPDRLEVTLEEHEVLARWGNAALVNTHGELFEAASDQVLPVFNGPADGVVEVTSQYQLFKQQLEPIKRQPVLVSLSPRRAWQLKLDDGLVVELGREKVEARLDKFVRVYDRTLGRLNQTVNYVDLRYPNGFAVRLGGGAAAAKPAGA, translated from the coding sequence ATGTGGGATAGGCCCGCCCTCATGCTGTGGCTGGCGAATCTGCTGTATGCGATTGCAGCGATTCTGCTGCTTTACGCCGTGCTGTTCCTGGTGGTGCACCTGCCGGTGTTTCCGCTGCGGGAAGTGAAGGTCAACGGCGAGCTGAAGCATGTGACGCGCGAACAGGTGCAGTTCATCGTCACCCGGGCGCTGAAGGGCAACTTCTTCACCCTGGACCTGAACAAGACGCGCCGCACCTTCGAGAAGCTGCCTTGGGTGCGCAACGTGAACGTGCGGCGGCGCTGGCCGGACCGGCTGGAAGTGACGCTGGAAGAGCATGAGGTGCTGGCGCGCTGGGGCAACGCGGCATTGGTCAACACCCACGGCGAGCTGTTCGAAGCCGCGTCCGACCAGGTATTGCCGGTGTTCAACGGGCCTGCGGACGGCGTGGTGGAGGTGACCAGCCAGTACCAGCTGTTCAAGCAGCAACTGGAGCCGATCAAGCGCCAGCCTGTGCTGGTCAGCCTTTCGCCGCGCCGCGCCTGGCAGCTCAAGCTGGACGACGGCCTGGTGGTGGAACTGGGAAGAGAAAAAGTGGAAGCGCGACTGGACAAATTCGTCAGGGTTTACGACCGCACGCTGGGTCGCCTGAACCAGACGGTTAATTATGTGGATCTGCGCTATCCCAACGGTTTCGCGGTGCGCCTCGGTGGCGGCGCTGCGGCAGCAAAACCTGCAGGTGCGTAA
- a CDS encoding D-alanine--D-alanine ligase translates to MSRAAKDFGKVAVLFGGKSAEREVSLKSGAAVLRALRASGVDAHAFDPAERDLHQLKEEGYASAFIALHGRFGEDGTVQGALELMDIPYTGSGVLASALAMDKWRTKLVWRAAGLPIPDFELLTAESDFAAVAQRLGLPLFVKPANEGSSVGISKVKTLAELRPAYELAAQHDSLVLAEQFIGGGEYTAAMLGGKALPVIRIVPATEFYDYEAKYFRDDTKYLIPCGLSAAQEEEMQKLAQQGFAVVGGQGWGRVDFLVDEAGKPYLLELNTSPGMTDHSLVPMAARHAGISFEQLVVQVLELAHVG, encoded by the coding sequence ATGAGCAGGGCAGCAAAAGATTTCGGCAAGGTAGCGGTACTGTTCGGCGGCAAGTCCGCCGAGCGCGAGGTGTCGCTCAAGAGCGGTGCCGCGGTGCTGCGCGCGTTGCGCGCCAGCGGCGTCGACGCCCATGCTTTCGACCCGGCCGAGCGCGATCTGCACCAGCTCAAGGAAGAAGGCTACGCCAGCGCGTTCATCGCGCTGCACGGTCGCTTCGGCGAGGACGGCACGGTGCAGGGCGCGCTCGAGCTGATGGACATCCCCTACACCGGCAGCGGCGTGCTGGCTTCCGCCCTGGCCATGGACAAGTGGCGCACCAAGCTGGTGTGGCGCGCGGCGGGACTGCCGATTCCCGACTTCGAACTGCTCACGGCGGAGAGCGATTTCGCCGCCGTGGCACAGCGTTTGGGGCTGCCGCTGTTCGTCAAGCCGGCCAACGAGGGCTCCAGCGTCGGCATCAGCAAGGTCAAGACCCTGGCAGAGCTGCGCCCCGCCTACGAGTTGGCGGCGCAACACGACTCGCTGGTGCTCGCCGAGCAATTTATCGGCGGCGGCGAATACACCGCCGCCATGCTCGGCGGCAAGGCATTGCCCGTGATACGGATCGTGCCAGCAACCGAGTTCTACGACTACGAAGCCAAATATTTCCGCGACGACACGAAATACCTCATCCCCTGCGGCCTGTCGGCGGCACAGGAAGAAGAAATGCAGAAACTCGCGCAGCAAGGCTTCGCGGTGGTCGGCGGCCAAGGCTGGGGACGGGTGGATTTCCTCGTGGACGAGGCCGGCAAGCCGTACCTGCTCGAACTCAACACCTCGCCCGGCATGACCGACCACAGCCTGGTGCCGATGGCGGCGCGCCACGCGGGGATCAGTTTCGAGCAACTGGTGGTGCAGGTACTGGAGCTGGCCCATGTGGGATAG
- the murB gene encoding UDP-N-acetylmuramate dehydrogenase gives MDMTQAHLQAPLRGTLRLDEPMAEHVSWRAGGVAERCYVPADLADLELFLKTSDGAVYFVGLGSNLLVRDGGLRGTVILLHGALNHIKLTPQGLIYAEAGVSSPKVASFAARHDLEGAEFLSGIPGTVGGALAMNAGCYGRETWQCVRKVLTIDGEGTLLERLPSDYEIGYRHVELRASSEQLAVSSKPAHRSLLTAHPQEWFVAAWFGFTPGDGKAAKKQAREWLAKRMATQPLTQPNAGSVFRNPPGDYAARLIEASGLKGLAVGGAQVSEKHANFIVNLGNASAADIESLIETVQAKVKQAHGVELVREVRIIGDKA, from the coding sequence ATGGACATGACGCAAGCCCATCTGCAAGCGCCTTTGCGCGGCACGCTGCGGCTCGACGAGCCGATGGCCGAGCACGTCAGCTGGCGCGCCGGCGGCGTAGCGGAGCGCTGCTACGTTCCGGCCGATCTGGCAGACCTGGAGCTGTTCCTCAAGACCAGCGACGGCGCGGTGTATTTCGTCGGCCTGGGCAGCAACCTGCTGGTGCGCGACGGCGGCCTGCGCGGCACGGTGATCCTGCTGCACGGCGCGCTGAACCATATCAAGCTCACGCCGCAAGGCCTGATCTACGCCGAAGCAGGCGTGAGCAGCCCCAAAGTGGCGAGCTTCGCCGCGCGCCACGACCTGGAAGGCGCGGAGTTCCTCTCCGGCATACCCGGCACGGTGGGCGGCGCCCTGGCCATGAACGCCGGCTGCTATGGCAGGGAAACCTGGCAATGCGTGCGCAAGGTGCTGACCATCGATGGGGAGGGCACGTTGCTTGAACGCTTGCCCAGCGATTACGAAATTGGCTATCGACATGTCGAGTTGCGAGCAAGCAGCGAGCAGTTAGCAGTTAGCAGTAAACCCGCTCACCGCTCTCTGCTCACCGCTCACCCGCAAGAATGGTTCGTCGCCGCCTGGTTCGGTTTCACCCCCGGCGACGGCAAGGCCGCGAAGAAGCAAGCCAGGGAATGGCTGGCGAAGCGCATGGCGACACAGCCGCTGACCCAGCCCAACGCCGGCTCGGTGTTCCGCAACCCGCCGGGCGATTACGCGGCGCGCCTGATCGAGGCGAGCGGGCTCAAGGGGCTGGCCGTCGGCGGGGCGCAGGTTTCGGAAAAGCACGCCAATTTCATCGTCAACCTCGGCAATGCCAGCGCGGCAGACATCGAAAGCCTGATCGAAACGGTGCAGGCAAAAGTAAAACAGGCGCACGGCGTGGAGCTGGTGCGCGAAGTAAGGATTATCGGAGACAAGGCATGA